From Azospirillum sp. TSA2s, a single genomic window includes:
- a CDS encoding AbrB/MazE/SpoVT family DNA-binding domain-containing protein: MHTTKLTRIGNSTGLTLPREVLAAAGLDRGDEVAVEVRDGRIEIAKADDTYNHAMDVGRRFAARYRRTMDILSK, from the coding sequence GTGCACACCACAAAGCTCACCAGGATCGGCAACTCAACGGGTCTCACGCTGCCGCGGGAGGTTCTGGCGGCGGCTGGCCTCGACCGTGGCGATGAGGTGGCCGTCGAAGTGCGCGACGGGCGGATCGAAATTGCCAAGGCTGACGATACCTACAACCATGCCATGGATGTAGGCCGACGCTTTGCCGCGCGCTACCGCCGCACCATGGACATTCTGTCCAAGTAA